One stretch of Daphnia pulicaria isolate SC F1-1A chromosome 6, SC_F0-13Bv2, whole genome shotgun sequence DNA includes these proteins:
- the LOC124344351 gene encoding uncharacterized protein LOC124344351, with amino-acid sequence MFFDVIKKNQYTEKLNPSAENARSEENNNRKKSKWIPIKIFFSRHKRAPSSTSAVREKTEPENLEPIVDEEVLPSCNVHREISQDTAPIESKCRTSTSSLRRKKRPAPQPFSPESSSSSFTALSIMDLRRRDTIELETVVTITTITTATNEGNEVEQLPLVDSSDETHDEKS; translated from the exons ATGTTTTTTGACgtaatcaagaaaaatcaatacacTGAAAAGTTAAATCCGTCCGCCGAGAATGCAAGATCGGAAGAGAAcaataacagaaaaaagagTAAATGGATTCCtatcaaaatctttttctctcgtcaTAAACGCGCACCATCAAGTACTAGTGCAGTACGGGAAAA GACAGAGCCAGAGAATCTCGAACCGATTGTAGATGAGGAAGTGCTGCCAAGTTGTAACGTTCACCGTGAGATTTCTCAAGATACTGCACCCATTG AGTCCAAGTGCCGCACCAGTACCTCGTCACTACGTAGGAAGAAACGACCCGCCCCACAACCTTTCAGTCCCGAGTCGTCCTCTTCCTCATTCACCGCTCTATCGATCATGGATCTCCGACGCCGAGACACAATTGAG CTGGAAACTGTTGTCACCATCACAACCATAACGACGGCGACAAATGAAGGGAATGAGGTCGAACAATTGCCACTAGTCGATTCAAGCGACGAGACCCACGACGAGAAGTCATGA